ttaatcttctTAAAACTCATAATTTCTATAAGATTGGGTAActaatttaaaaatcccaaagtAGCTTAAATATAATCCCCAAACTCCGGAATCGtccttttatcattgttaatttttaatcgaatttaattgcttATCATTTTAATTCTTACTATATTTCAATTTGCTCATTTTAATTACAGCTAATTTAGTTGAATCTTCATTTTGGCAATTAAATTGTTaattttgcatatatatatatatatatatatatatatatatatatatatatatatatatatatatatatatatatatatatatatatatatttcacacCTCAATTTCTATCAATCAAttacttgaatttcaaaattagtttaaattagtcaatttttatatataaaaaaaattcaatcattaacacaacttttCAAggaaacgatatcttttctatattacttgtacgatgcGTGTACTAGCGATTGgatcccaatcaatttcagttTTCACTCGGAAACTTCGTTCTTGACTAGCAAGGACGACGAGAAAATTGGAGTTTAATAAAAAGGTTGAGGTATGTGATTCTGTTGGTCTAGTGGATGTAATGCGATAATGGGCCCGTCTCTATTCTCATCGTAGGGAAAGACTATGAGTTTGAAACTTTCATACTAGAAAATTAAATGGTGTTGCCAATTGTCTTTATGCAGGGCCTTTCTACATCTACCATAAAACTGGTGGCAATGTCCTATCAGCCATGAATGAAACTGGACGACATGTCTCACAGTCGCCTCTGGTACATTGCTGGAAAGACTGGAATTTTGCTGTCATTGTGGGCTGCGCCATCCAGGGGAGGGATTGGTCAGCCTGGACTTCGCCCATTTAGAAATTAGAATATTTAACGAGCACCCAAATCTCATAAGGAGTATCAAAACCACACGacatagccttttttttttttaattttgtaaattataGATGAATATTTAAAATGAAAACTCTTATCAGGTAGATTAAATctaataatttattgatattgAAGAATGGTTGATTAGCGAATGCACTTACATTATAAAGTTAGTGAAAGTCTTATTAAGATATTTATGAACGAATTGCTTGATATATGTGAAATTTAGGAAGTAAGTTCATGGTATTTTTTCCCCTTTGTTTGGGAGAAGATTTTTTAAAGTAATAAAAGATTTTTTAAagtttaaaaacctttaatttatgtttgggagggtgaaaaattttttaaaatataatttttggaTATTTTTGAAAATCTCCATAAACCTTCAGTTTTCAACTTATAAAATTGACGAATTAATAAGATTTTCCTTTAAAACTTtcaaatgcttaaaaaaaatctttccattttctcaatcactaaaaaattaaaaagatttcaaaattaTGAAAAACCTTACTTTAATaaactttattttataaaattatactttAAAATATTGCAACTTGCAAGTGAAGGGCTTAGTGCTCAAGTACCTCTAACTGAAAAGAGATTTCACTTTTGTAGCAAGTTAAGAATGGCAATAAAACAGACAAGGGTAAGCATGAATATgttgttttatttttataatttataaattattaaaattatatttcttttatttaatggAGCATAAATATATCTGATAATAAAAGTAGAGAAAGAAATTAAGCTCCCTCATTAGAATTATATTTTTCACACATTATCATTATATACTTTGTATATATGTTAAAATTTGGGTATACTTTACTAATATTAAGTAATAATAATATAGCCAATCAGGGgctaaataatttttcaaattgcagAACAATTATCACTAaacaaaccaaaaaaaaaaaagtttaaaccaacagatTATTCTGAAATAGGGCAATATTATGGATTCATCTTGCAACCATTACCGAATGGTAATGAGAAGACTTTGAACCAGGCTGACATAACAAGCCTAATCCCAGACTATGTTACATTTTCAGAAGACATTCCTAGTAAGCAgctatcaaacctcaaaattgcCAGCGATAAGTATTTTTTACTTTCTCAGAATCAGTACAATTACTGTTATGAGATCAAGGAACTTGCCGCTGACCTTAGAGAAGACCTTGAAGGGGATGACAAGTATGGTTTTGGTGGGATTGATAGTGACTCGAGTCTCTCTTGCAACATTTCTACCACTCTGCTCATTGGTGGCCGATTTGAGGGATCAGTTTGTATGCACCACAGGCTCACTAACACCATTTTTTTGGCTGTTAGGTGGTCTTCTTCGCTATCAATTCCTTTAAGTTCAAGTTCTTCTCCTAGTTCGAGACGCTTGAATATCCAATGAGGAAAATATATTTCACTGGTATTATCAACAGCAACACAAATATTCTTTCTTCCTCCAACCATTTCTAGCACTAACATCCCATAACTATAAACATCAGACTTGTGAGAGACCACTCCGAAATTTCTACAAAATACTTCAGGTGCGATATATCCAGCAGTCCCTCTAGCATCCATCAATGATATGATACTCTCTTTTCTAGGACATATTTTTGCTAGACCAAAATCAGAAATTTTAGGACAGAAAGTTTCATCTAGAAGAATGTTATGAGGCTTTATGTCAAAATGCAGAATCCTTGTGTTACAACCTCGGTGCAAGTACTCTAATCCTCGAGCAATACCAAGTGCAATTTGGTGTAATGTTTCCCAATCCAGTTGACGATCAGCTTTCAAGGGATTTTCTTCATATATGTACTTCTCAAGAGacccattaaacatgaattcatAGATTAGTGCTCGTTTGGAACCCTCAAAACAAAATCCTAAAAGAGCAACAATGTTGACATGGGAAGTCCTACTAATGCTTGCAACCTCATTTATAAATTCTTCCCCGTTGCTCTTCGATTCCTTCAAAATCTTCACTGCCACAAGACGGCCATCAGGTAATTTccctttaaaaacacttccataaCCTCCTTGGCCTAGTTTGTCATTGAAGGATCCTGTCATTTTCTTAACTTCTGTATATTTGTATCTTTTTGGTGACATCACTCCATTGTTCTTAAGAAACGCCTCAATACTTTGATGGCATTGTGTGTTCTTCTTCCAATAGAAAATGGAGTATTTGGATGATAACTTTCTACTGAAGCAAAAGACTATCACTAGAAGTGCAATTCCAGAAGCTGAGAGGGCTGCAACAATGGATAAAAggagattaaaaaaataatgtagAAGAAACCATCATAATAGAAATTCTCCATTGGATGTTAAGATTCTTGAGAAATATATGCAAAAGAGAAATTGAGTTGTTGATCAGGAAGTCAAATACCTAGCCCTAGCTTCAATCTGAATCCTGCAACAGAGTTAAATTATTATGGTGTTAGTTCAAAACTTTAAAGTTGAATGATGAATGCAATGTCAAATTGGCAtcttaaaataagaaaaaaagagcAACGACAATACTAAGGGAATAATATGTAAATCTTAATCATTTTTCTTCACGAAATCTTATCTATTATATGTACATGAATTGATTTAAAAacttctaaaaaatatttttctgaaaaaGCATTTTCTATATTTGTTGACATTTGAGAGgctaaaaaaattaatcaatggAAAACCTGATCAAATAAAACCCGTCATTTTTTTAGGAAAATGATCTCTTTTCAAGagagtcattttgggattttaacAAGCTTATTACAAATTTGAAGAAACTTACAAATGTATGATTAAAAACACATACCCATTAATTGACTAGCTAGTGATGACCATCAAAAGCACATGaccatattttcttttattatatcgaTGCCAGAAGAAAGTTGTGATTACCAATTGACCATCAAAAATTATTATCATATAGTGATAGTAGCACATCCGATACCTTATCATACCTAGAATTACAGTATTTAACTTTCAACTTAACATAAATTCATGGAAGAAACTAATGTAATCAGGGGCCGAGGGGGACTAGTGGGACCATGCCTCAACCCTCTTAAAACcaatacacacatatatatatatatatatatatatatatatttaaaaaaattattttatctcaattattggtcctttcaaataatttttattgttttattgtaGTATAGATATaacattttataattatttttaagacattaaaaataaaaatgataattacaAATTAAGGGTATTTTTTCTTCTAATCTATGCTACCTAATAaaactaaaatataaaatatttttatataaatctcatatttttatgtattatttaaaatattaaaaacaaaatttttacataaactatttagttttttttcaaaaataaattatatacttACTTcaactctttatatatatatatattaattcaaaatataaaattgacttcaattttatattttttactaattttaatgaaaattttataatatatatatatatatatatatatatatatatatatatatatatatatatatatatatataactaaaacataaaatatttttacaaatctcAGATTTTTATGTATTATTTaaactattaaaaataaaattttataaataaattatttaatcttttcagaaaaataaattatatagttaCTACAACTCTTTTAAATGcattaattcaaaatataaaattgactctaattttatattttttattaattttaatgaaaatttattaaaaattatttaaaatattatatataatattatttttaaattttttttataaaattaagtaaATCAATTGACAATCATCAATAACATGTAATTTTACTACTATATTGGCCCTCAAACAAAAATTTCTAGTTCCTCCCCTAAATGTAATGCTAGGAAGTTTCTGATGAATGTTGAAAAAGAATTATTTGAGACGTAAGCAAGTATGTTACCTACAGGTTTCCATCGTGATCCTGCAACATAAGTACAAAGAACTATTGTGTTTGTTTTAAACATTAAACAAATGCCTAATTCAAagtggcatatatatatatatatgccaagagtttaataaaatattcacGAATAAGAAGAGAAAGCAGAGAGGCTGGATCAAAACCTGCTAATAAGCAGCAGagaactattttatttttatttttggtatTGTGATAAGTACATAAGAAGGTATCACATGTTAGATTTCGAATATTTGCATTAAAGTTCTTGTTCTCTATTCGGCAAAGAGAAGACTATACACATCGATACTAGAGGATTCAAAAAGGGGGCAAAAAAAATCTCCTGTGTGATGTGGCCCCCAGAGTCAAACTCTgatccctaaaaattgaccaacaaATCCATTTTGCTTTCTATTTAaaaaactaaattaaactatcaCAAACCATAAACGATATAGTTGCAAAAAGTTGAAGATATAAACTACAGGGAACATATGTGCAAGTTGTATTTAGAATCGTGTCTAAAGAAATATGCCAGCACTGTACCTTTGTGTCTTTCTGTCCTTTTTGGAGGAGGCAGAGGTGGTTGAGGACCAGGAGGTGGTTTATTTCCCTCTTCACCAATACATTCTTTACATTCTCCACCACGTAAATGACAGTAATAACAATGAGGCCGTATGCTTACATTAAGAGAGAAGTTAGCAGCTAACATTCGGAATATGTCGTCATGATCATTGTTTGTGTTTAGTGGGAGCTGCACAATTGAGCAGTTACGCAGAGGCCTCGGTATACTTGCATTATCCTTCTTAGGATAATAGATTTTGAAGTCGGCGCACtttgtataattaataaaattaaaagaaggtTCTGGAAAATCTACAGAGTGGTTGCATTTGTATATGGTTGTTAGACTGGAGTCAATTTGAAAAGATGCGTATGTGAGATTGGGAAGACTCAGATTGTTGAAGGACTCACATTTATCGGAACTCAACTGATTCTGGAGCTTTATGTCAAACGAAAAGTTTTTACTGATAAGCATGTCAAACGAAATGTCTCTCGGTAACTGGATCCCATTTTCTTCATATGGGGAGATGCTTTCGACTTGATACCATTTTCCAGATCCCCTCTCAAACTGGATCTTCGGAATTTCTTTATAGCAATCATCCACCACAAAGGGACCGCATCCCTCATCAAATCCAAATGTGTCCGTGAAAGGGTAACTAATCAGACCGAGCCTTCCACAGGGAAAAGATGGTGGACAACCCTTGATAAAAGGAAAAAGAGGGAGAAAGAGTGCAAAGAGAAGAATCAAAGAGAAAGCAGCCATGAACCAATTGAAAGGAAAGAACCACCAAGAAGGTTAGTAATTCTCTTTCATTATTAACCCTCTACAATATATGGGTATGGAGATGGTAAACAAGTCAGTTGACTTGGAAAATTGACATGGAAGACTTGGGGATATAGACTTTAAGGAAAAAAGAGCAAAGGTGGGGTACCCTTGTGAAATTTCGTGCTACGTATGTTTTGGTCCGCCACCACTCagcagaaaagaaaaataatacgGATATTGATATTTTATCCTCAGTTAATCGGAAAATTAATAATtagttttttatatattaaattgaaatttaaaaatttttataatataaattaaaattgagaagtCATTACACTCATTTAAATTGAAAGaagatatataaaatattaaaatttcaatAGAGACTTTTTAGgttacttaaattaaaatttgaagatatttatgatataaactaaaattaggggatgatcctaaaataactcataaattaattaatgatgggaaaaatttaatgaaaagtaTGTAAAAATAGAATTCTTATTTTGCACTTTCCCTTTATTAAAATTGCAAAAAACTTCTACttctacataattttttttttaattctcttgtttaattttattttattatttatttcacaTGTCAATATTTGTAAAATTTTATCATCCTCTGCAcaatttgttttatttcttttgttCTCTTTGTTACTCTTTCAAACAACTTTTGAAAATTAAGATTTTAAATActacaattttcatttttattggactctataattttaatgaatttttttaaattatatttatattaaatttaattttatatgacaaaatattaattaactaaaataccatttatcaataaaatatacACAACACATAATCTGGGATGAGATAGAATATTAAGGATCATTTCCCTTTTCTCTTAACTAATGATATAAAGTTCGAGTTTTGGATACGGAACACCTTTGAAACTTAGTAAAGAGTGCTTTGTCTCCCTTTGTAGATATGCCTGGCATGAATCTAGATTAGCCGAGACATTAGACTTCAGATACAAGTtagtttctaaaaaaaaaaaaaaaatgtgacaCGTAATAAACTGTGATTTTTTATGATTTGAATCCGACTTCATGTATGTAAATTTCAGAGAATCTAGTCTCTGAGTCCTCATAACAAGCTCACATTTGGTCATCAAATAGAACAACAAAAATGAAGAAAAGATAAAGCCCCAACTATTGATTAATGATaagtaatttatattattttattaataatatttaatttacaaattatatTACAAAAATCTATCAtatctatttttttaaaaataaaaaacaaaaacaaatatatttttattaatattttaataattaataatataaattatatattatttatatattttttagttaGTTCAGTCATACCTAATAACTAATGAACATTTTTGTTTTTGGTTAAATTCAATTTTCTTTTAACTGATAActgataatatattttaatttagtttaattggtgTAACTCATTGGAGACTGGGATGGCTTACATCCCAAAAAATCAATGTCTGCAAGCAATTCAAAAGTGCATTTTCTATGTGATTGATTACTGCTTGTGAAAGACCTTGCAACCTCAATTC
Above is a genomic segment from Hevea brasiliensis isolate MT/VB/25A 57/8 chromosome 17, ASM3005281v1, whole genome shotgun sequence containing:
- the LOC110660791 gene encoding LEAF RUST 10 DISEASE-RESISTANCE LOCUS RECEPTOR-LIKE PROTEIN KINASE-like 2.1 translates to MAAFSLILLFALFLPLFPFIKGCPPSFPCGRLGLISYPFTDTFGFDEGCGPFVVDDCYKEIPKIQFERGSGKWYQVESISPYEENGIQLPRDISFDMLISKNFSFDIKLQNQLSSDKCESFNNLSLPNLTYASFQIDSSLTTIYKCNHSVDFPEPSFNFINYTKCADFKIYYPKKDNASIPRPLRNCSIVQLPLNTNNDHDDIFRMLAANFSLNVSIRPHCYYCHLRGGECKECIGEEGNKPPPGPQPPLPPPKRTERHKGFRLKLGLALSASGIALLVIVFCFSRKLSSKYSIFYWKKNTQCHQSIEAFLKNNGVMSPKRYKYTEVKKMTGSFNDKLGQGGYGSVFKGKLPDGRLVAVKILKESKSNGEEFINEVASISRTSHVNIVALLGFCFEGSKRALIYEFMFNGSLEKYIYEENPLKADRQLDWETLHQIALGIARGLEYLHRGCNTRILHFDIKPHNILLDETFCPKISDFGLAKICPRKESIISLMDARGTAGYIAPEVFCRNFGVVSHKSDVYSYGMLVLEMVGGRKNICVAVDNTSEIYFPHWIFKRLELGEELELKGIDSEEDHLTAKKMVLVSLWCIQTDPSNRPPMSRVVEMLQERLESLSIPPKPYLSSPSRSSLRSAASSLIS